The nucleotide window TTCTAGACACAGTAGCTGCTTTCCGTCTGGCTTTAAGGAGCCACTTTTTTGCCCTTGGAGTGAGGTCAACCCCTCAGTCCTGCCAGAGCTACCAAGATGCTGCTCAGCGAGGAAGGAGAGGGCACCTCTGAGCTCTCAAGTCACCCCGCACCGCCCCCAGCGGGCACCTACTCAGTGCAGTGGGCGGCAGTGAGCACCCAGCAGGGGTGTATCAGTGACCCCCCGCAGAAGTGGCCCCGGGGCCGGGAGACGGTCTGGATCGACACCTGCCACGGGTGCTTGCCTGCCGTGCTCTTGAAGCCTCCGTAGATCCTCTTGACATGACTCTGCGCCGTCTCGGTCCTCCCGCAGGAGTCAAACCCCAGGGGCTTGGCCAAGGGCTCAGTCGGGCTTTCCTCCGGGTAGGCGGCGTCTGCgggacacagaaagacaaatctctccACTCAGCCTCCCTCTGGCCCCTCAGAAGGACCCGGTCAGAGGTACGACTCGGAGTCCAGCCATGAGCAAGGCGCTGGAGCAGAGAAGACTGCACTGGTGCACACAGGGTGGGCACGAAGTAGGTGCACAAAtgttatttgttgaatatattcattaatataaAGCAAGTCTAGAGAATTAgcaaggaagattttttttcttgtttccaagTGTGTTATTCCTAGGATtgacatgtgtacacacatatcaGTATGAATGTGAGTATATAAATCCATCACTGGGTATGTACTTAGCTATTCACTAATGCAGACATATATTGGGGGGAGGTTCAGCGTAAATGGTTGGATATCTAGATGAAGTAGAATAGGTTAGATAAGACATTTGCACAGATGATTGTGGTACAGAGGAGAGAGCAATAAGTGTTTTGTGGGCAGTGTCTTGATCCATTCCTTGGGGTTTGTAAGGAGGAAGAGACAACACTTCACTTGAGAGATCaaggaggacttcctggaggaggggatgCTTGAGTTGGTTCTCCAAGAATGGTTGAATATGGACAAGAGCAGATATGGGATGGAGTATTATGACAGAGGTGACCGTAAGAGCAAAGACACAGATGTGTAACTGTTCAGGGAGGGAATCCCATTGGTCAGGGTGGGAGGGTGCATTGTTCCAGATGTGGGCATGGAGGAGGCCAGGGCAGACTGGCAGGAAGACTGGAATTTGGACATGTTGCATCCTGAGAGGCCGTGGGGGCTCAGCCAATGTTTGACCACCACTGCACACCCAGGGCCTGGCATAGTGGCTGGCACACCCCAAGCAATGGATAAGTATCTGCTGGGTGCACGGACTTGGAGTCAGGAAACATGAGTTCACAGCTGGCCCACCTGGCCCGAGCTTACAGAGGTATCCAGGCTGCACAGCATCCTGAGGGGAGCAGACGGCTGGGAGGTGGGTTGGAGCTGGGATGGGAATTGTTAAAGCAGGTGTGGGGGAAGGTGGGGTAGGGGGGTGGGGTGCCAGGGATGTCACTCTATGGATCTGTAACCTCCCTAGCCCTGGGGACTTTGTGCAGCCACAGCCTCACCTTGGGCTGAGCAGGCCAAGACTTCGCAGTACTCCCACTCCACCTTTTCACTGCTAACTTTAACATAGCACCAGGGCTTTTGGTCTCCATCTGggtttctaaaatataaaacaaaagaactCAGGACCAAGGCTTAGTGAACCCACTGGATCTCATTAAAGGACCTGTTATAAGAGGGTGCCAGTCTCTTGTGCCACTTCTGGGACCACATTCCTTTTGAATCCTCCAACAGGTTAGCAAACCTTGGCGTAGAGGGGTGGTCATAGTTTCTTGGCAAAACCTTAACTTCCAGAGGAGAATCCCAAGGACCAGGAAATAGTTCACAAGCCTCGTGCCAGATCCATGGGACATATCAAACTGTTTGTGGGAAAAGAGATGAGATCCTTACAGAAGACCCTTCTTTGTCAGGGAAGTAAAGTAGCCACAGAAACATGGTGACTGTAGGGTTCCTCTGAGAACGGAAGGGGGATCCTCTGAGAGAGGTTGCCAAGAGGCTTCCTGAATTCAGCTCCATGAAGGGAAGAGCTCACGGTGAGTGCAAGTGACCAGTGTTTTGTGCAAGGAACATCCTCTTGTTTATGGATCCAGTTTAAAGCCATTGCAAAGGACCCCTGCCCCCGATATGCAACTCTGTGAAGTCATTGGCCTTGGTTAGACAAACTGCAATAGGACAGCAGAGGGGTCTGCAGGCCGCAGAAGGGGAAGAAAGTAGCTAGAGTCATCACCAGGGAGGGTGACGGCATTGTCCCTACATGGGAAGACCTGAACAGCCTCGGGGAAGAGACTGTAATGCCTAACAGACATTCCATTTGCTCCTCTGCATTTCTGCCTTGAAGTTATGTGGGGCCCCATCACTATTTCTGACCAATGAAATACATGCGGGGAGATGATGCCTCACTTCTAGGTAGTAAAAACGTGATGCTCTGTTTTCCAGTCTCTTCTTGTCCTTCTGAATCTGTGGAGCTGAATCCCCAATCCTCACCGCCACCAACCCGCATGACACAGGGAGCATTagtaagaaataaactttgaTGTATTTGAGCCACGGAGATTTGGGGATTGTTTGTTATAGCAGTATCACCTCACCTGTTCTGTGTAGGAAAATCTTCCTAGAAAGAAGGCTGATGACTTTCAATGATCTGCTTCCAAATCAAGGACTGAGCACAGGGAAGAAGGCAATTTTTACCTGCAGAAGTTGTGCTCCCCAATGCCATGAGACTCGGCATTCTCCATAAACACGTTGTAATTCTCCTGCAAGAGGAGGGGGGAGTTCCAGTGAAGGCACGTGCGCTGGTTGACTGTGGTACTCACTTGCCCTCGGTAAGAGGAGCCGTCGCCAACGTAGCAGTCATCCGGACCTCGGAGAGACAAGGCAGGGACGTGAGAACTGGTAGCAGCGGCCATGCGGCTCCCAACACGGGCTTGGCAGGTGGGACTATCAAGGGGTGCTAGGCTTGGGCCTGGATATTTATCCCCCTGAAATTTCACCACAAAGTTTTAGACACAAGGTGCTTGAATGTTCCACATTCCACCCTGCTTCAAAACATGAAATATAGTAGTTGTAGGAGGAGGGGAGTTTAGTTCCTTAATTCTGGCTCCCACAAGAACCGCTGGAGGgtgggctgaggcccagggatgcCCCGGTGGTTTGCTTTGCCTGCTCTGTATCTCAGTTTATTCCTTTCTCTACACAGAGAAAGACACACCCCACGGCCCCAggttggaaggctgaggcaatagTAGAGTTTGGGAAACTTAACTTGAACAGCATTCTGGCAACAAAACCCCAACAGAGAAGGATTCCAGAGGCCTCACTTGTGGGCCTGAGTTTCTGATGAAAGGGTGGCAGAGACTCATACCTACTTCGCAGAATCTGCCCCTGAAGTGGTCAGGACAGGAGCAGGAGAACTTGGATCTCCGCTTATTCCGGGAGCAGGTGCCGCCATTCCGGCAGGGGTTTGGCCTGCACACGGGAGCCACTGTGTGGACACAGGGAAGGGGCCAGGAAGGCGCTTCAGAAGGAGTTGCAGCCTCCATCTGAGATGACGAGGAGATATTGTTGGCTCTCTTCTGGTGTCCATCCGTGCACAGAGGACGGGTCACCCAAGGAGAAAGACAGACCCACTGACACTCTAGTACACATGAGCCTTGGGTTGAACCTTGGCTCTGCCCCGTGATAGCCACGCAACCACGAGCACATTAGTGAACCTCTCTAAGTTTCAGTTCCTTCATAGGTAAAACTCTTCCTTGCTGTGTTTTTGGGAAAATGCCAGAGAGAATGTAAATCTCCTGGGATTGAGTCTGACTCGTAGTCGTGAATCAGTATATTAATTCCCCTATGCGGCCCCCTCTCGGGAACAGAGCAGGGCctacttcctggaggaagtgagtCTCAGGATGATTCTTTTTAGATGGGAAGGGACACAGAGCAGTCAATTCCCACTGGGCTCTCCAGGGATGCTGGGTCTTTAGAAATCCTAGTGAAAAGGGCCATCTTGGATGCCACAAAAACACCAGATGCATCTAGACTTCCACACAATAGGATGCAGGGACCCCAGGCACGACCGAGGGCAGAGAAAGCACAGAAGGGGCCTCCACCACTCACCTATGGAACAGCGTGAACCCATGTAAGGGTGTTTGCAGGCACAGCGGTAGTAGGGAGGACTTTGGGTGATGAGACAATGGCCCCGGCCACACGGGTTGTTCTTGCAATTGTTTTGCACTGTAAGAGATCCATCGAGACACAGGGACAAAGCGCAGGACATTATTTGTGACCCATTTTATGCAGAGGGATACCTGTGCAGTACTGTTGGGGGTAGGGGTGGCTGTCAGAGCACACGTGGTCTTGTCCGTGGTGCTGAAACGCCGCGCTACACCAGGACAAggcttctctcctcctctcttatTCTCGAGTCATGGGTGATCCCTTCCCACGTTCCCTCCAGTGCTCATAATCCTAATGTTTCTATCTTAAGAAAAGCGTTGATAATTTTTACACCTCAGCCAACAGAGTCTCAATTTTAGTCTCTCCATTTTACGGCTGATTTCATATTCCATTCACAGTTTTGTCTTTCTTCTGAGACGTTGAGGGATGAGCCCAGATATTATGTTTATACCCAATGGCCCCTACCATCCTGAAACATTTACTGGAGGGATTGAAGGATTGGAAATGGAAGGAtcttaacactttgggaggccgaggcaggaggatcgcttgaggtcaggagtttgagaccagcctgagaaagagcgagaccctgtctttactaaaaacagaaaaaaaaattagctggacaactaaaaatagaaacaaaaaattagccggtgtagtggcgtagtcccagctacttgggaggctgaggcaggaggattgcttgagcccaggagtttgagattgccacggcactctagcccagacaacagagcgagactgtgtctcataaaacaaaaaaaaagaaagaaagaaagaaggaaaaaaagaaagaaagaaaatggaaggaataagTGAGAAGGGTACAGTGGAAAGAAGTCAACCACAAAGCCCTCTATATACATAAGACCCTCCTTGCCCCTCACCCCTAGTTAGATGGTTACCAGATTGGAAAGAATCCAGTCTCTCTCTAGGGGTACACTTAGCCCATACAAGTTTTACTCTGGATAATTTATCCCATAGCCTCATGTCATGCCCACAAGAGCTCAGTAAAGGCAGACACAGTGAGGATAGCAGGATGAAGGAGCACGGGCTGGGAGTCAGGCACCAGGGCTCTAATTTCTGCTCTACACTAACTGcaatagctgtgtgaccatgggcaagtccCCTGCAATCTCTGGGCTCCTTTTCTCTAACTGGGTTGGGCCTAATGTGCCCTGAGATCCTTCCTGCTTTCCCATTTGAGGACACTATTTTTCTGTTGTAGTTACTCAAACATGCTAAACACAAAGTCCTGAGTTTGGAACACATGTTGGTTACAGCCCAGCTCTTATCCCCTCttggcctcagtcttctcatctataGAATGGGCATACTAGTTCTTTCTCTCAGTGCAGGGGTGAGGATCCTGCAGAGGAATCCCTTGTGCAGGATACAATTCATGCAGTTCAAATGTTTTCCATGGGAATCACTCCGCTCTTCCTTACCCCTCGAGTTGGAGGAGGAACTGCCTCTTGTTTAACTCAGAGGGAGGAGTGAAACTAGTGAAGATGCACTCACCATTCTGACACCTGGTCCCAGAGAAAGGGTCCAGGCAGCTGCACGTGAAAGTCCTCCCGTCAGTGACGCAGTCCCCGCCGTGTTTACAGGGGTTGGGCTGGCACGCATCTAGGACACATGGGCAGAAGTCAGTGTTGGTAAGGGACAGCAGGCGACAAGTCCCCACTTGTTCATCTGATTTCAGTCTCCTGCCCCAAATGAGAGAGGAACTCTACAGCCAGTGactggggaaaggaggaaaacatATATTGTCCTTAAACTGCAAGAAAAACCACAGTCACCAGACCAGAGAGAGGGATTCAAGTTAGTAAGAGGAGAGGCGAGAAGGAATCGTGGC belongs to Lemur catta isolate mLemCat1 chromosome 14, mLemCat1.pri, whole genome shotgun sequence and includes:
- the HABP2 gene encoding hyaluronan-binding protein 2 isoform X1 — its product is MLAGVSGLHVLLFMVLVGKPAFGSFLTSILEQLSSGWAGGNHDVPSYEYYDEEEHISASPTQPDNPDWYYEEDDACQPNPCKHGGDCVTDGRTFTCSCLDPFSGTRCQNVQNNCKNNPCGRGHCLITQSPPYYRCACKHPYMGSRCSIVAPVCRPNPCRNGGTCSRNKRRSKFSCSCPDHFRGRFCEVGPDDCYVGDGSSYRGQVSTTVNQRTCLHWNSPLLLQENYNVFMENAESHGIGEHNFCRNPDGDQKPWCYVKVSSEKVEWEYCEVLACSAQDAAYPEESPTEPLAKPLGFDSCGRTETAQSHVKRIYGGFKSTAGKHPWQVSIQTVSRPRGHFCGGSLIHPCWVLTAAHCTEEKARYLKVVLGDQDLKKTEFHEQSFGVEKIFTHSSYHETDEIPHNDIALLKLKPVDGHCALESKYVKTVCLPDGPFPSGTECHISGWGVTETGDESRQLLDAKVKLIANSLCNSRRLYNHLIDDSMICAGNLQKPGRDTCQGDSGGPLTCEKDGTYYVYGIVSWGLGCGQKPGVYTQVTKFLSWVKATIQRETGF